A window from Nitrospinota bacterium encodes these proteins:
- a CDS encoding CoA pyrophosphatase, producing MDLFLIKQKLKSNFPLVRETTRAHPQRAAVMVMLYPMNNKTHVLMTRRAMHLRYHAGEVSFPGGVFEEDQDEDLLSTALRETREELDIEIELENVLGQLPIVNTRLGFEITPFVSVLQSAPEYEPAESEVGEVLEMPFTTLLATQQRDVGSKPSDEGVMYWFRHHRIWGASAKILNHIGHLATY from the coding sequence ATGGATCTGTTCTTGATAAAACAAAAGCTGAAGAGCAACTTTCCTCTTGTAAGGGAAACAACCCGGGCTCACCCGCAAAGGGCGGCCGTAATGGTTATGCTTTATCCCATGAATAATAAAACCCATGTGTTGATGACGCGTAGAGCCATGCACCTTAGATATCACGCGGGTGAGGTGAGTTTTCCGGGCGGAGTGTTTGAGGAAGATCAGGATGAAGACCTTTTGTCCACGGCTTTAAGGGAAACGAGGGAGGAGCTTGATATTGAGATTGAACTGGAAAATGTTCTGGGCCAGTTACCGATTGTTAATACCCGGTTAGGGTTTGAAATCACCCCTTTTGTTTCAGTCTTACAGTCGGCTCCTGAATATGAACCTGCCGAAAGTGAGGTGGGAGAAGTTTTGGAGATGCCCTTTACAACCTTGCTTGCAACGCAACAAAGAGACGTTGGTAGCAAACCTTCCGATGAAGGGGTGATGTATTGGTTTCGGCATCATAGAATCTGGGGGGCATCTGCAAAGATTCTCAATCATATTGGGCATTTGGCAACTTATTAG
- a CDS encoding ATP-grasp domain-containing protein translates to METLKILFLASHWRVSLVKAFQDAKPPIEPICADSDPLSPSLRQADHSEVIPLFSDPQCLRAVLELCETANVCALVPLTNKSIEFIAQHRNELEAENRRLWIPDDRAIDICHDKWKLFEFLSNEGFETPPTFLAGKTGVPFPLIAKPRRGEGSKNLFVIEDIDELKYYTHKCPDHVFQKRITGQEFSVDVFCGKEGEPGLVVPRERLAVRGGEVMVSRINMDKKIIERVQALVAKLGLTGPCTIQGFKDGELFYLTDVNLRFGSGYVHTINAGGNVPLMMYKELTGQEFDSENLDIKDQSVMTRYPESVFHH, encoded by the coding sequence ATGGAAACTTTGAAAATTCTTTTCCTGGCTTCACATTGGCGGGTTTCCCTGGTCAAGGCCTTTCAGGATGCGAAGCCGCCTATAGAGCCGATTTGCGCAGATAGTGATCCTCTTTCACCTTCTTTAAGACAAGCCGACCATTCTGAAGTGATACCGTTGTTTTCCGACCCGCAATGTCTAAGGGCTGTTCTTGAACTTTGTGAGACTGCAAACGTTTGCGCATTGGTACCGTTGACCAATAAATCGATAGAGTTTATTGCTCAGCATCGAAACGAACTGGAGGCTGAAAATCGTCGGTTATGGATTCCTGATGATAGAGCTATCGATATTTGTCATGATAAATGGAAACTTTTTGAGTTCTTAAGCAATGAAGGTTTTGAGACGCCTCCAACCTTCTTGGCGGGAAAAACAGGAGTCCCGTTTCCTCTTATAGCCAAACCGCGTCGAGGGGAGGGTAGTAAAAACCTGTTTGTGATTGAAGACATTGATGAGCTGAAATATTACACGCATAAATGCCCGGACCATGTATTTCAGAAACGGATTACTGGGCAGGAATTCAGTGTCGATGTATTTTGCGGCAAGGAGGGTGAACCCGGTTTGGTCGTTCCGCGCGAACGTTTGGCAGTTCGAGGTGGTGAGGTTATGGTCAGTCGTATCAATATGGACAAGAAAATCATTGAAAGGGTTCAGGCTTTGGTTGCAAAACTGGGTTTGACGGGACCCTGTACAATTCAGGGTTTCAAGGATGGAGAATTATTTTATCTTACCGATGTGAACCTTCGTTTCGGCAGTGGTTATGTTCATACTATTAATGCTGGTGGAAACGTTCCTTTAATGATGTATAAAGAACTGACCGGGCAGGAATTTGACTCGGAAAACTTAGACATCAAAGACCAATCGGTTATGACCCGTTATCCCGAGAGTGTTTTTCATCATTAA
- the pyrF gene encoding orotidine-5'-phosphate decarboxylase: MNVMTPQDRLIFALDVQGKKEAERYVRLLEGVVGCFKIGLELFISEGPDIVKMIREQSDANIFLDLKLHDIPATVKGALRSAEKLGVRYITIHSTEGEEILATAQEVKKSGLEVLAVTVLTSTSASSLANLGIREDINTAALVLDRAVR, translated from the coding sequence ATAAATGTAATGACTCCACAAGACCGGTTGATATTTGCCCTTGATGTTCAAGGAAAAAAGGAAGCAGAGCGTTATGTGCGTTTGTTGGAAGGTGTGGTCGGCTGTTTCAAGATAGGTCTGGAACTTTTTATAAGTGAAGGACCTGATATCGTAAAAATGATCCGGGAACAATCTGATGCAAACATATTTCTCGATCTCAAGCTTCACGATATTCCCGCTACGGTGAAAGGCGCTTTGCGTTCAGCAGAAAAACTGGGGGTTCGATACATTACCATCCACTCTACAGAGGGAGAAGAAATTCTTGCAACAGCACAGGAAGTAAAAAAATCAGGACTGGAAGTGCTGGCTGTAACAGTGTTAACAAGCACGAGTGCTTCTTCACTGGCAAATCTTGGAATTCGTGAGGACATCAACACCGCGGCCCTGGTTTTGGATCGCGCTGTCCGC
- the pyrF gene encoding orotidine-5'-phosphate decarboxylase: VKKSGLEVLAVTVLTSTSASSLANLGIREDINTAALVLDRAVRAQNSGCAGVVCSGEEAKVVKQKCGTSFKIVVPGIRPEWASVSGDDQSRIATPSQAIRDGADMIVVGRPIRNAEDPREAAQKIIEEISIFDNSK; the protein is encoded by the coding sequence GTAAAAAAATCAGGACTGGAAGTGCTGGCTGTAACAGTGTTAACAAGCACGAGTGCTTCTTCACTGGCAAATCTTGGAATTCGTGAGGACATCAACACCGCGGCCCTGGTTTTGGATCGCGCTGTCCGTGCACAAAACTCAGGTTGTGCCGGGGTGGTTTGTTCAGGGGAAGAGGCAAAGGTGGTCAAGCAGAAATGCGGAACAAGTTTCAAAATTGTAGTGCCAGGCATACGCCCGGAATGGGCGAGTGTTTCAGGTGATGATCAAAGCCGAATCGCGACACCTTCTCAGGCAATAAGGGATGGGGCAGATATGATTGTTGTTGGCAGGCCTATTCGTAATGCTGAAGACCCAAGAGAAGCGGCTCAAAAAATTATTGAAGAAATTTCAATATTCGATAATTCCAAATAG
- a CDS encoding DUF4149 domain-containing protein has product MSSLLNFIYLLSLVCWIGSIIFFSFFVAPVVFKTLEREKAGEIVGIIFPRYYMVGYVCGGLILLTFLFNKPEGLMWCAWGIMMAGSVCAGLGVNPKAKVLKEQIKDSSEDEKPALESRFKTLHSLSVKLNAAVLFAGLWLLWLTSVALDAQ; this is encoded by the coding sequence ATGTCTTCTTTATTAAACTTTATATATCTGCTCAGTCTGGTTTGCTGGATTGGCAGCATTATCTTTTTTTCTTTTTTTGTCGCGCCTGTAGTTTTTAAAACTCTTGAGCGTGAAAAAGCCGGTGAAATTGTCGGTATCATTTTTCCCCGGTATTACATGGTTGGTTATGTGTGCGGTGGTTTGATCCTGCTGACATTTTTGTTTAACAAGCCTGAAGGTCTCATGTGGTGTGCCTGGGGTATCATGATGGCTGGTTCAGTTTGTGCGGGATTGGGTGTGAATCCAAAAGCTAAAGTCCTCAAAGAACAAATAAAAGATTCCTCCGAAGATGAAAAGCCTGCCCTTGAATCCCGCTTCAAAACATTGCATTCCTTATCAGTAAAGTTGAATGCTGCGGTCCTTTTTGCCGGGCTCTGGCTGCTTTGGCTGACCAGTGTGGCTTTAGATGCTCAATAG
- the phnE gene encoding phosphonate ABC transporter, permease protein PhnE: MKTKRFVILLAVLMVYSYGWKVTEIEVGELFRDFHLVKPLVRELAQPDLFTRDKKTQVVEVPFLLSQSNDTPKLTESTGPRLILSSYSGEISDRLSVQGIGLEPEQYGSLYWVNAIEQEFPLGSFSTDSSGEFNKDITVPPSARGLRQVVKAVISWDEGGWQASETLSLTFEKMVETVFLALMATTFGVLVAVPISFLGARNLMTGSRIGTFIYYVVRTGLNVLRSIEPLIMAILFVVWVGIGPFAGVLALGVHSVAALGKLFSEQIECVDPGPVEAVTSVGAKPIQVIYFGVLPQVILQFMALSFYRWDINVRMSTIIGFVGGGGIGFLLQQWINLLKYNEAGTALLAIAIVVITLDTLSAKIRARVQ; encoded by the coding sequence ATGAAGACAAAACGTTTTGTTATTCTTCTTGCTGTCTTAATGGTGTACAGCTACGGTTGGAAGGTGACAGAAATAGAGGTGGGGGAATTGTTTCGCGATTTCCATCTTGTAAAACCCCTTGTTAGGGAACTGGCGCAACCTGACCTTTTCACTCGCGACAAAAAAACACAAGTTGTTGAAGTTCCATTTTTGTTATCCCAGAGTAACGATACCCCCAAGTTGACTGAAAGTACAGGACCTAGACTGATTTTATCCAGTTATTCAGGTGAAATTTCGGACCGTCTATCCGTACAGGGTATCGGCCTCGAACCCGAACAGTATGGCAGTCTGTATTGGGTCAACGCTATAGAGCAGGAGTTTCCACTGGGTTCGTTCAGTACTGATTCGTCGGGTGAGTTTAATAAAGACATCACTGTTCCCCCAAGCGCGCGCGGTTTGCGCCAGGTTGTTAAAGCAGTAATAAGCTGGGATGAGGGGGGATGGCAAGCCAGCGAAACCCTAAGTCTAACCTTTGAAAAAATGGTTGAGACTGTTTTCCTGGCGTTAATGGCAACAACCTTTGGTGTGCTGGTGGCTGTGCCCATAAGCTTTCTAGGAGCACGAAACCTTATGACGGGAAGTCGGATCGGCACCTTTATATATTATGTAGTGCGTACAGGTTTGAATGTATTGCGATCCATAGAGCCATTGATCATGGCTATCCTTTTTGTGGTTTGGGTGGGAATAGGACCGTTTGCGGGAGTGCTGGCATTAGGGGTTCATTCTGTTGCCGCTTTAGGGAAATTATTTTCGGAACAGATCGAGTGCGTTGACCCGGGTCCGGTAGAGGCTGTCACATCTGTTGGAGCTAAACCAATTCAGGTGATCTATTTTGGTGTCCTGCCACAGGTGATCCTTCAGTTTATGGCATTAAGTTTTTACCGTTGGGATATTAATGTGCGCATGTCTACCATTATCGGATTTGTAGGTGGTGGAGGGATTGGGTTTTTATTGCAGCAATGGATCAACCTTCTTAAATATAATGAAGCAGGAACAGCCTTGCTGGCTATAGCAATAGTTGTCATCACGCTCGATACTCTTAGCGCAAAAATCAGGGCCCGGGTGCAATAG
- a CDS encoding chemotaxis protein CheX, with product MDSNSEEIGDLISEIANIVFGDIDMDLKTINLKTERSLPTILKGKDIKPVLRKKAPSIILSFGKDNILVEMIGATDDSLHKNRDHKTVQTFL from the coding sequence ATGGACAGCAACAGCGAAGAAATAGGTGACCTGATCAGCGAAATCGCCAACATCGTATTTGGTGATATAGATATGGATTTAAAAACTATCAACCTGAAAACAGAGCGTTCCCTTCCGACCATCCTGAAAGGTAAAGACATAAAACCTGTCTTGAGAAAGAAAGCCCCCTCTATAATACTTTCCTTTGGAAAAGATAATATCCTGGTGGAAATGATCGGTGCTACCGATGATTCTTTGCACAAAAACCGGGATCATAAAACGGTCCAAACGTTTCTTTAG
- a CDS encoding lipid-binding SYLF domain-containing protein, translating to RYGKGFVSARSKDTGEWGAPSFLYTAGGSFGFQFGAEAVDLILLVMTQRGLEGLLSEKFTLGGDIAIAAGPVGRHAEASADIFMQGEIYSYSRSKGIFGGVSLKGTIISSDLDANQAYYGQPLTAENILITNQAVKIPESGKQFIKIFNHLAPYKKDK from the coding sequence CACGTTATGGTAAAGGTTTTGTTTCCGCACGTTCCAAAGACACCGGTGAATGGGGCGCACCTTCTTTTCTCTATACCGCCGGCGGCAGTTTCGGGTTTCAGTTTGGAGCAGAAGCGGTTGACCTGATTCTGCTGGTCATGACACAAAGAGGATTGGAAGGGTTGCTCAGTGAAAAATTCACTTTGGGTGGAGACATTGCTATCGCGGCAGGTCCTGTTGGCCGTCACGCTGAAGCGTCCGCCGATATATTCATGCAAGGTGAAATTTATTCCTATTCCCGCAGTAAAGGTATTTTTGGAGGGGTATCTTTGAAAGGGACCATTATTTCTTCCGACCTGGATGCCAACCAGGCTTATTATGGTCAGCCTCTGACAGCTGAAAATATTTTGATTACCAATCAGGCAGTGAAAATTCCCGAATCAGGAAAACAATTCATCAAAATCTTCAATCATCTGGCTCCATACAAAAAAGATAAATAA